The Legionella lansingensis DNA window TGTTTGCTCATCTTTTTTAATACAGGAGCAAGACAATTCCTACATAGTTTAGTTTTTGGAGAAGAATAGGGGTCTAAAATGAAAAAAGCCCATAAGAGGGCTTTCTAATTTTATTTTTCTTTATAGAGATTAAGAATTATTAAGCATAACCAACCCACTTAACACCTAAATAAGGACCATAGAGTCCGAAGTCAACGTTTTCTAGAGTATTAATAGGGAAACCCGTAACCTGCAAGACATTAAAATAATTAAGAACTTGATAACCACCTTCAATATTGAAAACCCCTTGAGCAAATTCGTGAGCATAATTGAGCCCTAATTTAGCTTCTAGACTAGGAACAATTGATTTTTTGCTAGCATAGATATTTATTGGTACTAACCCGCTGGGTGCGAAGATGAGATTATTATTAAGACGACTAGAACCATACAAAATAGAACCAGCGGTATTAGCAGTGATGCTAAAACCATGAGCGAGATCATAAGCGTAATCAATCCCCACTACAGGTCCTACGCCATTAAAATCTGTATCACGGCTTATCGTAAAACCATCAGGCGCCAGGAATGGCACTGGGATTGAAAATACATGATCTCTATCGATACGAACTCTTGCATACTGTAATCCCGCATAGAAACGAGCATTTTTCAGCAAGCCCATATCCACATGTTGCCCCATAACTAAATTGACTTGATCAAATCGTTCATCGTGAGAGATATTAAAGGGTATAAGCAACGTACCCGTAAACGGTGTAAATCCAGCATAACCAGAACTGTCAAATTCATTATCGTAATGTAGCCAGGTTATTGTAATATCATTACCTGTATTAAAATGATAAGAGCCTTCTAGACGATATCCCCAATCCCAATCATTCTCTATGTCTCTTATGGTTCCAATTGGGTGGAATGTATAGCCGTGATGAAGGCCGTACACTGGCTCTAAGTAGAGCGCCTGCACCCCGATGTCCCATTTTTTCACTTCACAAGGCACAGTCACATCTCCAGGAACACAAGTAGGCCCCATAGTACCTGCTGACACTAAACTACTTGCCATCAAGCTGAGAATAGCAAAGGTTGCTTTTTTCAACATTTGATCACTCCATCTATCAAAAAAAAGCCCATCAACAAGGATGGGCTTTAGTAAGACATGTCAGGTTTGACGATTAAACGTTACCAACCCACTTCAAACCAGCATATGGACCTTGGAGAGCGAAGTTAGATTCGCGAGCACCACCGGCAACATGGATAAGATGGTTAGCATTGAAGTAGTTAACAAACATCCAACCTGCATCCAAGCTCAAGTCACCTTGTGCCATAGCATAAGTGTACTTAGCACCTAACTTAACTTCCAACTCGGGAACGATAGTGGTTTTTGAACCACTGGTAGTAACAATTGTATTTCCGAATGCCACAGGTACATAAGTTGTAGTAGTGAAATCAGCATCACCAACCAGGATAGCGGTCGCACCGTTTCCGTAGATGGCAAAACCATTACCGAAGTTGTAGGTCATGTCTAAACCAATACGAGGACCAACACCATCCCACTCGCTATCAACTTGAGTAGAGAAGGGGAAGAATGGACTGCTGACGAATCCAGAGGCCAGGATATCATGCTTGATACGAGCATACTGAAGACCGGCATGGAAACGAATATCTTTGAATTCACCGAAGTCAACATGCTGACCAAATTCAAAGTTTACAGCATCCCACTCAGGTTCGAATTGGAAAGCACCAAAAAGCGGTCCAAAGAAGGCAACTGGATCAAAGAAATGACCATTCAAATTATGATGATCGTCATCACCTTCCCAATGATACCAGTTGATGTTGATATCGTTACCAGTGCTGAAGTGGTAAGAACCTTCTAACTTAAAGCCCCACTCCCAATCAGGATCAAGGTCGTGATGGTATTGTGAGAAACCAAAAGCATCTGTGGTGTGGAAAAGGTAACCATAATCTACATCATAAGATGGTTGAAGGTACAATGCATAGACACCAAAGTCCCAAGCCGTTCTTTCGCAAGGAACGGTAACAGGACCAGGAGTACAAACA harbors:
- a CDS encoding Lpg1974 family pore-forming outer membrane protein, translating into MLKKATFAILSLMASSLVSAGTMGPTCVPGDVTVPCEVKKWDIGVQALYLEPVYGLHHGYTFHPIGTIRDIENDWDWGYRLEGSYHFNTGNDITITWLHYDNEFDSSGYAGFTPFTGTLLIPFNISHDERFDQVNLVMGQHVDMGLLKNARFYAGLQYARVRIDRDHVFSIPVPFLAPDGFTISRDTDFNGVGPVVGIDYAYDLAHGFSITANTAGSILYGSSRLNNNLIFAPSGLVPINIYASKKSIVPSLEAKLGLNYAHEFAQGVFNIEGGYQVLNYFNVLQVTGFPINTLENVDFGLYGPYLGVKWVGYA
- a CDS encoding Lpg1974 family pore-forming outer membrane protein is translated as MLNLKKTAVAVLALGSSAVFAGTMGPVCTPGPVTVPCERTAWDFGVYALYLQPSYDVDYGYLFHTTDAFGFSQYHHDLDPDWEWGFKLEGSYHFSTGNDININWYHWEGDDDHHNLNGHFFDPVAFFGPLFGAFQFEPEWDAVNFEFGQHVDFGEFKDIRFHAGLQYARIKHDILASGFVSSPFFPFSTQVDSEWDGVGPRIGLDMTYNFGNGFAIYGNGATAILVGDADFTTTTYVPVAFGNTIVTTSGSKTTIVPELEVKLGAKYTYAMAQGDLSLDAGWMFVNYFNANHLIHVAGGARESNFALQGPYAGLKWVGNV